One genomic region from Calypte anna isolate BGI_N300 chromosome 8, bCalAnn1_v1.p, whole genome shotgun sequence encodes:
- the MYOC gene encoding myocilin isoform X2 has translation MVGVWLLLWGAVALSCRGEVAFLRHADDSTGRCTYSFTVPSPVESGCPDAGGVPELRAELAALTARLSRLESRERGAGGEAGRGIPQPQYAAPAPRLEPGCGELLRANSRLEEEKGRLERENEELGRRLESSAREIARLRAARCPPGGEGPGRDPLPAPGEAPHWDPQPLTYQELQSERTEIPASRLLEETALGRPGSQNSGCGELVWVGDPIVFGRAESIAGKYGVWMKDPEPLPPFTRETTWRVDAVGTEVRQLLQYQAPEQLAQGYPSKVHILPRPLESTGAVVYRGGFFFQPRRSRAVARYDLRGETLTAQREIPGAGYHGQYPYSWGGYTDIDLAVDETGLWVIYSTEKARGAIVLSKLDPETLEIQQSWETNIRKRGVANAFLICGTLYTVSSYSSPNATINFAYDTATGTSRALSVPFENRFRYLSMLDYNPAEQQLYAWDSSNMVTYPIRLSRD, from the exons ATGGTGGGggtttggctgctgctctggggggcTGTGGCGCTGAGCTGCCGGGGCGAGGTGGCCTTTCTCCGGCACGCCGATGACAGCACCGGCCGCTGCACCTACTCCTTCACCGTGCCCAGCCCCGTCGAGAGCGGCTGCCCCGATGCCGGCGGCGTCCCGGAGCTACGGGCCGAGCTGGCAGCCCTGACCGCCCGCCTGAGCCGGCTGGAGAGCCGGGAGCGTGGAGCGGGGGGCGAGGCGGGGAGGGGGATCCCGCAGCCCCAATACGCAGCCCCGGCCCCTCGCCTGGAGCCCGGCTGCGGGGAGCTGCTGCGGGCCAATTCCCgactggaggaggagaaggggaggttGGAACGGGAGAatgaggagctggggaggcGGCTGGAGAGCAGCGCCCGGGAGATCGCCCGGCTGCGGGCTGCCCGCTGCCCACCCGGCGGAGAGGGGCCCGGCCGCGACCCTCTGCCCGCCCCCGGTGAAG CCCCTCACTgggacccccagcccctcacctaCCAGGAGCTGCAGTCGGAGAGGACGGAGATTCCCGCATCCCGGCTGCTGGAGGAGACGGCGCTCGGCCGCCCGGGGAGCCAGAACTCGG GCTGCGGGGAGCTGGTGTGGGTGGGGGACCCCATCGTCTTCGGCCGCGCCGAGTCCATCGCCGGCAAGTACGGGGTTTGGATGAAGGACCCCGAGCCCCTGCCCCCCTTCACCCGGGAGACCACCTGGCGAGTGGACGCGGTGGGCACGGAGGTTCGGCAGCTCCTGCAGTACCAGGCACCCGAGCAGCTGGCCCAGGGCTACCCCAGCAAGGTTCACATCCTCCCGCGGCCACTGGAGAGCACCGGGGCCGTCGTTTACCGGGGGGGATTCTTCTTCCAGCCCCGCCGCTCCCGCGCCGTGGCCCGCTACGACCTGCGGGGAGAGACCCTCACGGCCCAGAGGGAGATCCCCGGGGCTGGCTACCACGGGCAGTACCCCTACTCCTGGGGGGGCTACACGGACATCGACCTGGCTGTGGACGAGACGGGGCTCTGGGTGATCTACAGCACCGAGAAGGCCAGGGGGGCCATCGTCCTCTCCAAGCTGGACCCCGAGACCCTGGAgatccagcagagctgggagaccAACATCCGCAAGCGGGGGGTGGCCAACGCCTTCCTCATCTGTGGCACCCTCTACACTGTCAGCAGCTACTCCTCCCCCAACGCCACCATCAACTTCGCCTACGACACGGCCACGGGCACCAGCAGGGCCCTCAGCGTCCCCTTTGAGAATCGGTTCCGCTACCTCAGCATGCTGGACTACAACCCCGCCGAGCAGCAGCTCTACGCTTGGGACAGCTCCAACATGGTCACCTACCCCATCCGCCTCTCCCGGGACTGA
- the MYOC gene encoding myocilin isoform X3 yields MVGVWLLLWGAVALSCRGEVAFLRHADDSTGRCTYSFTVPSPVESGCPDAGGVPELRAELAALTARLSRLESRERGAGGEAGRGIPQPQYAAPAPRLEPGCGELLRANSRLEEEKGRLERENEELGRRLESSAREIARLRAARCPPGGEGPGRDPLPAPGEGCGELVWVGDPIVFGRAESIAGKYGVWMKDPEPLPPFTRETTWRVDAVGTEVRQLLQYQAPEQLAQGYPSKVHILPRPLESTGAVVYRGGFFFQPRRSRAVARYDLRGETLTAQREIPGAGYHGQYPYSWGGYTDIDLAVDETGLWVIYSTEKARGAIVLSKLDPETLEIQQSWETNIRKRGVANAFLICGTLYTVSSYSSPNATINFAYDTATGTSRALSVPFENRFRYLSMLDYNPAEQQLYAWDSSNMVTYPIRLSRD; encoded by the exons ATGGTGGGggtttggctgctgctctggggggcTGTGGCGCTGAGCTGCCGGGGCGAGGTGGCCTTTCTCCGGCACGCCGATGACAGCACCGGCCGCTGCACCTACTCCTTCACCGTGCCCAGCCCCGTCGAGAGCGGCTGCCCCGATGCCGGCGGCGTCCCGGAGCTACGGGCCGAGCTGGCAGCCCTGACCGCCCGCCTGAGCCGGCTGGAGAGCCGGGAGCGTGGAGCGGGGGGCGAGGCGGGGAGGGGGATCCCGCAGCCCCAATACGCAGCCCCGGCCCCTCGCCTGGAGCCCGGCTGCGGGGAGCTGCTGCGGGCCAATTCCCgactggaggaggagaaggggaggttGGAACGGGAGAatgaggagctggggaggcGGCTGGAGAGCAGCGCCCGGGAGATCGCCCGGCTGCGGGCTGCCCGCTGCCCACCCGGCGGAGAGGGGCCCGGCCGCGACCCTCTGCCCGCCCCCGGTGAAG GCTGCGGGGAGCTGGTGTGGGTGGGGGACCCCATCGTCTTCGGCCGCGCCGAGTCCATCGCCGGCAAGTACGGGGTTTGGATGAAGGACCCCGAGCCCCTGCCCCCCTTCACCCGGGAGACCACCTGGCGAGTGGACGCGGTGGGCACGGAGGTTCGGCAGCTCCTGCAGTACCAGGCACCCGAGCAGCTGGCCCAGGGCTACCCCAGCAAGGTTCACATCCTCCCGCGGCCACTGGAGAGCACCGGGGCCGTCGTTTACCGGGGGGGATTCTTCTTCCAGCCCCGCCGCTCCCGCGCCGTGGCCCGCTACGACCTGCGGGGAGAGACCCTCACGGCCCAGAGGGAGATCCCCGGGGCTGGCTACCACGGGCAGTACCCCTACTCCTGGGGGGGCTACACGGACATCGACCTGGCTGTGGACGAGACGGGGCTCTGGGTGATCTACAGCACCGAGAAGGCCAGGGGGGCCATCGTCCTCTCCAAGCTGGACCCCGAGACCCTGGAgatccagcagagctgggagaccAACATCCGCAAGCGGGGGGTGGCCAACGCCTTCCTCATCTGTGGCACCCTCTACACTGTCAGCAGCTACTCCTCCCCCAACGCCACCATCAACTTCGCCTACGACACGGCCACGGGCACCAGCAGGGCCCTCAGCGTCCCCTTTGAGAATCGGTTCCGCTACCTCAGCATGCTGGACTACAACCCCGCCGAGCAGCAGCTCTACGCTTGGGACAGCTCCAACATGGTCACCTACCCCATCCGCCTCTCCCGGGACTGA
- the MYOC gene encoding myocilin isoform X1, whose amino-acid sequence MVGVWLLLWGAVALSCRGEVAFLRHADDSTGRCTYSFTVPSPVESGCPDAGGVPELRAELAALTARLSRLESRERGAGGEAGRGIPQPQYAAPAPRLEPGCGELLRANSRLEEEKGRLERENEELGRRLESSAREIARLRAARCPPGGEGPGRDPLPAPGEAPHWDPQPLTYQELQSERTEIPASRLLEETALGRPGSQNSAGCGELVWVGDPIVFGRAESIAGKYGVWMKDPEPLPPFTRETTWRVDAVGTEVRQLLQYQAPEQLAQGYPSKVHILPRPLESTGAVVYRGGFFFQPRRSRAVARYDLRGETLTAQREIPGAGYHGQYPYSWGGYTDIDLAVDETGLWVIYSTEKARGAIVLSKLDPETLEIQQSWETNIRKRGVANAFLICGTLYTVSSYSSPNATINFAYDTATGTSRALSVPFENRFRYLSMLDYNPAEQQLYAWDSSNMVTYPIRLSRD is encoded by the exons ATGGTGGGggtttggctgctgctctggggggcTGTGGCGCTGAGCTGCCGGGGCGAGGTGGCCTTTCTCCGGCACGCCGATGACAGCACCGGCCGCTGCACCTACTCCTTCACCGTGCCCAGCCCCGTCGAGAGCGGCTGCCCCGATGCCGGCGGCGTCCCGGAGCTACGGGCCGAGCTGGCAGCCCTGACCGCCCGCCTGAGCCGGCTGGAGAGCCGGGAGCGTGGAGCGGGGGGCGAGGCGGGGAGGGGGATCCCGCAGCCCCAATACGCAGCCCCGGCCCCTCGCCTGGAGCCCGGCTGCGGGGAGCTGCTGCGGGCCAATTCCCgactggaggaggagaaggggaggttGGAACGGGAGAatgaggagctggggaggcGGCTGGAGAGCAGCGCCCGGGAGATCGCCCGGCTGCGGGCTGCCCGCTGCCCACCCGGCGGAGAGGGGCCCGGCCGCGACCCTCTGCCCGCCCCCGGTGAAG CCCCTCACTgggacccccagcccctcacctaCCAGGAGCTGCAGTCGGAGAGGACGGAGATTCCCGCATCCCGGCTGCTGGAGGAGACGGCGCTCGGCCGCCCGGGGAGCCAGAACTCGG CAGGCTGCGGGGAGCTGGTGTGGGTGGGGGACCCCATCGTCTTCGGCCGCGCCGAGTCCATCGCCGGCAAGTACGGGGTTTGGATGAAGGACCCCGAGCCCCTGCCCCCCTTCACCCGGGAGACCACCTGGCGAGTGGACGCGGTGGGCACGGAGGTTCGGCAGCTCCTGCAGTACCAGGCACCCGAGCAGCTGGCCCAGGGCTACCCCAGCAAGGTTCACATCCTCCCGCGGCCACTGGAGAGCACCGGGGCCGTCGTTTACCGGGGGGGATTCTTCTTCCAGCCCCGCCGCTCCCGCGCCGTGGCCCGCTACGACCTGCGGGGAGAGACCCTCACGGCCCAGAGGGAGATCCCCGGGGCTGGCTACCACGGGCAGTACCCCTACTCCTGGGGGGGCTACACGGACATCGACCTGGCTGTGGACGAGACGGGGCTCTGGGTGATCTACAGCACCGAGAAGGCCAGGGGGGCCATCGTCCTCTCCAAGCTGGACCCCGAGACCCTGGAgatccagcagagctgggagaccAACATCCGCAAGCGGGGGGTGGCCAACGCCTTCCTCATCTGTGGCACCCTCTACACTGTCAGCAGCTACTCCTCCCCCAACGCCACCATCAACTTCGCCTACGACACGGCCACGGGCACCAGCAGGGCCCTCAGCGTCCCCTTTGAGAATCGGTTCCGCTACCTCAGCATGCTGGACTACAACCCCGCCGAGCAGCAGCTCTACGCTTGGGACAGCTCCAACATGGTCACCTACCCCATCCGCCTCTCCCGGGACTGA